One stretch of Nitrosococcus watsonii C-113 DNA includes these proteins:
- a CDS encoding sugar-transfer associated ATP-grasp domain-containing protein: protein MFWRLRQRVSRFCKDFVALPGELWEHGRAARKASGKSLLSQAIEMIALRWGKGRLAPYEYYEYCLFDDRRFSPGQKRAFLGRHMTYDLWELFDSHFWHAIANDKLVAYGLFDALQLPSPKLHALFHPIRRHGPLTAVRDGMQLGQFLREQALFPLVAKPVLGMWGKNVYAIERLERESDELVLTNGQRMAVTDFVVALEPLAKQGWIFQELLKPHPLLLELCGSRICSVRVVTLLDPEPIVISTLWKVAVGNAMADNYWEPGNLVGPIDPETGVVGRLFTGLGLQRRNVSEHPDTGKRLVGITLPDWEQVLELCREGTASLPGLKMQAWDIALTDQGPVMLEVNIIGGVRLPQLVVDAGMNRGPLREMLRKYGYMPS, encoded by the coding sequence ATGTTTTGGAGACTGCGCCAGCGCGTTAGCCGGTTTTGCAAGGATTTTGTCGCGTTGCCGGGTGAGTTGTGGGAACATGGCAGGGCAGCGCGTAAGGCATCTGGGAAATCATTGTTGAGCCAGGCTATTGAGATGATTGCCTTGCGCTGGGGTAAGGGCCGCTTGGCTCCCTATGAGTATTACGAGTATTGTTTGTTCGATGATCGGCGCTTTAGTCCCGGGCAGAAGAGGGCCTTTCTTGGCCGACACATGACATATGATCTTTGGGAATTATTCGATTCCCACTTTTGGCATGCCATTGCGAACGATAAATTGGTGGCATACGGCCTGTTCGATGCCTTGCAATTGCCTTCGCCCAAACTGCATGCGCTTTTTCATCCGATCCGCCGCCATGGCCCCTTGACAGCGGTGCGCGATGGTATGCAGCTTGGGCAGTTTCTTCGCGAGCAGGCGCTATTTCCTTTGGTTGCCAAACCTGTGCTTGGAATGTGGGGTAAAAATGTATACGCCATCGAGCGGCTTGAGCGTGAAAGCGATGAGCTAGTGCTGACTAATGGACAGCGTATGGCTGTGACGGATTTTGTGGTTGCTCTCGAGCCCCTGGCGAAACAAGGGTGGATTTTTCAGGAGCTTTTGAAGCCACACCCCCTGTTATTGGAGTTGTGTGGTAGCCGCATTTGCAGTGTCCGCGTAGTGACTTTACTGGATCCAGAGCCTATTGTGATTAGCACTCTCTGGAAAGTCGCCGTGGGCAACGCAATGGCCGACAATTATTGGGAGCCTGGCAATTTAGTAGGGCCTATCGACCCTGAGACGGGAGTCGTGGGGAGGCTGTTTACGGGTTTGGGGTTACAGCGTCGGAATGTTTCCGAGCACCCGGATACGGGAAAACGGCTGGTAGGGATTACGCTACCCGATTGGGAGCAGGTGCTGGAACTCTGCCGGGAAGGCACGGCATCGTTGCCAGGCTTAAAGATGCAGGCGTGGGATATTGCGCTGACCGATCAGGGGCCGGTGATGCTTGAAGTCAATATCATCGGCGGGGTACGCTTGCCCCAGTTGGTGGTTGATGCAGGCATGAATCGAGGTCCATTGAGAGAGATGCTGCGCAAATATGGATATATGCCCTCCTAA
- a CDS encoding lipopolysaccharide biosynthesis protein, protein MLESKTKPGVRYSIVVTTLNRYVTLVISLVSTMVLARLLTPAEIGIFSMAVVFVNLAHSMRDFGVGRYIVQEKELTMDRIRSAFGITLTIAWSMAIVLAIAAPWIADFYGDERVTEILRVLAINFVLIPFGSVVLSYLNREMQFATIFLVGVTSEFVRAASGIWFAWIGLGAMSLAWSALLGVITTVLLARLLGPSHFILRPGFYEWRRVMSFGGRATLSTIAFQLQQGTPEVVIGRYLSAAAVGFFSKALGVIRLFDRTVLSAVSPAILPHMAAKHRAGESVADFYAHGLRLITVLAWPCYAFVAITAFPMVRILFGDQWDAAVPLARILSIYAAVDALFAFTAQALVAVGAIHLLVRLRVATLLATILAVMLAIPYGLEIVAFAMVFPAVVGLLYSSLLMRSAIGLKGRVYIKATVSSLLVTTATIAFPLLYLGMSAESGQPHWQAFIVSAVGAGVGWLVAVLALRHPIWDELRLLFSQTRSRLWPVS, encoded by the coding sequence ATGCTTGAAAGTAAGACTAAGCCCGGTGTTCGGTACTCAATAGTGGTTACCACCCTGAACCGCTATGTAACGTTGGTGATTTCCCTCGTTTCCACGATGGTGCTGGCGCGCCTGCTTACTCCGGCCGAGATCGGTATTTTTTCCATGGCGGTGGTTTTCGTGAATCTTGCTCATTCCATGCGTGACTTTGGCGTAGGCCGGTATATCGTGCAGGAGAAGGAGCTTACTATGGATCGTATCCGCTCCGCCTTTGGAATCACGCTGACGATAGCTTGGTCTATGGCCATCGTGCTAGCGATTGCTGCGCCTTGGATCGCTGATTTTTACGGGGACGAGCGGGTGACCGAAATTCTGCGAGTTCTTGCCATTAATTTCGTTTTAATTCCGTTCGGTTCTGTAGTTCTCTCGTACCTGAATCGGGAGATGCAGTTCGCCACCATTTTCCTGGTGGGTGTCACCAGTGAATTTGTCCGTGCAGCAAGCGGTATTTGGTTCGCATGGATAGGACTTGGTGCTATGAGCTTAGCCTGGAGCGCACTCCTTGGTGTAATTACCACGGTGCTGTTGGCGCGTCTTCTAGGGCCTAGCCACTTTATCTTGCGCCCAGGATTTTATGAGTGGCGAAGAGTTATGAGCTTTGGCGGTCGGGCTACGCTCTCAACCATTGCGTTCCAGCTTCAGCAGGGAACGCCCGAAGTGGTCATTGGTCGGTATTTGAGTGCCGCGGCAGTAGGTTTCTTTAGTAAGGCGCTTGGGGTTATTCGACTCTTCGATCGCACGGTGCTATCGGCCGTAAGTCCGGCAATATTGCCTCACATGGCAGCGAAACACCGTGCGGGAGAGAGCGTCGCAGATTTTTATGCCCATGGGCTTAGGCTAATTACGGTCCTCGCGTGGCCATGCTACGCTTTTGTTGCCATAACGGCATTCCCAATGGTGCGAATCCTCTTTGGTGATCAGTGGGATGCGGCAGTTCCTCTAGCTCGTATTCTGTCCATCTATGCGGCGGTTGATGCGCTTTTCGCCTTTACCGCTCAGGCTCTGGTTGCGGTTGGTGCGATACACTTATTAGTACGGTTAAGGGTGGCCACGCTGTTGGCAACGATTTTGGCGGTGATGTTAGCTATTCCTTATGGATTAGAAATTGTTGCTTTCGCCATGGTCTTTCCGGCCGTGGTGGGTTTACTTTATTCCTCTTTGCTGATGCGTTCCGCTATTGGCCTCAAAGGTAGGGTCTACATAAAAGCTACTGTTTCAAGCTTATTGGTCACTACTGCTACGATAGCATTTCCCTTGCTTTATCTAGGGATGTCGGCTGAGAGCGGACAGCCCCATTGGCAGGCTTTTATTGTTAGCGCCGTTGGAGCTGGGGTAGGCTGGCTGGTGGCTGTGCTTGCGCTTCGTCATCCCATCTGGGACGAATTGAGGTTATTATTTTCCCAGACTCGAAGTCGGTTGTGGCCAGTTAGTTAA
- a CDS encoding asparagine synthetase B family protein, whose protein sequence is MIFGVLSLQAKHEASQILAALFKRIHRDGTPDQIRTFDFRLAITTIAGTPNSRPRINIIPFSTGQLVILADIPIREYVSYLEKTDALSPDLPLAWSLPGRWIAITVPHDINKPIQWASDPIGAQWLYVTETSGGLVFSDNFWAVAKTVSSSQGIDPKALCHALVLGYNLGEETITPGIKLAPGGCVYQWDAGDFRIIRSHQLEYGDKMAGATEAEKITQVQAAFYEAALSWKKVLPARTALSLSAGLDSRTALAYLQRAGVEMSFYTFGQPGSTEVIGAQSIAQRVGYSTHLFKIPDASWDDWEINIQTLGTIGPLQQSGWAHSWRTMLANEADAVVIGYLGDALTGKHLSSQQFNRSDWVNYWTHWSLSWEWQEWPGIRKKWRRDLPNNLAASFRQITQKLEVAFPHQQAFHLDFYCRQRRWVASQPNDIGAALLPVCFFYHPAIWKIWTNLALSDLERQRLYRRANHQLFPDLFHRPVSPAGDLFQRASRKLTRFLRRTDTALPPSERPRVIDRSRALERNQQQIIAQLEYSRELLEEVVDVDFVLERIGAFELQRPSEAECAMIMRVVNASHLISAII, encoded by the coding sequence ATGATTTTTGGCGTGCTGTCTCTTCAAGCAAAGCATGAGGCTAGCCAAATATTGGCGGCACTTTTTAAACGGATCCATCGAGATGGTACGCCCGATCAAATCCGAACGTTTGACTTTCGCCTGGCTATCACGACCATAGCAGGCACTCCCAACAGTCGACCTCGAATAAATATAATACCCTTTTCAACGGGCCAACTTGTCATCCTCGCCGATATCCCCATTAGAGAATACGTAAGCTATTTAGAAAAAACCGATGCACTTTCCCCAGATCTCCCTTTAGCTTGGTCGCTACCGGGAAGATGGATCGCTATAACCGTGCCCCATGACATAAATAAACCTATCCAGTGGGCCTCAGACCCTATCGGAGCACAGTGGCTCTATGTTACGGAAACCTCCGGTGGGCTGGTATTTTCCGATAATTTTTGGGCTGTTGCTAAAACGGTTAGCAGCAGCCAAGGTATTGACCCAAAAGCCCTTTGCCACGCTCTGGTCCTAGGTTACAACCTAGGAGAAGAAACCATCACGCCTGGCATAAAGCTCGCTCCCGGGGGCTGCGTTTACCAATGGGATGCTGGCGATTTTCGTATTATCCGTAGCCATCAGCTTGAATACGGCGATAAGATGGCCGGAGCGACCGAAGCTGAGAAGATTACTCAAGTTCAAGCTGCCTTTTATGAAGCCGCTCTTTCTTGGAAGAAGGTTCTACCGGCCCGAACTGCTCTTTCTTTATCGGCCGGCCTAGACTCTCGAACTGCCTTGGCTTATCTCCAGCGAGCCGGCGTAGAGATGTCTTTCTACACTTTCGGGCAGCCCGGCAGCACCGAAGTGATAGGAGCCCAGTCCATCGCACAGCGTGTTGGTTATAGCACTCATCTCTTTAAAATTCCAGATGCCTCTTGGGATGACTGGGAAATAAATATCCAGACGCTGGGTACTATCGGTCCATTACAGCAATCAGGCTGGGCACATAGCTGGCGGACCATGTTAGCTAACGAAGCAGATGCAGTCGTGATCGGCTACTTGGGAGATGCATTAACAGGAAAACACCTTAGCTCGCAGCAATTTAACCGAAGCGACTGGGTCAATTACTGGACTCATTGGAGCTTAAGTTGGGAATGGCAGGAGTGGCCTGGAATCCGAAAAAAATGGCGCAGAGATCTCCCTAATAACCTCGCCGCTAGCTTTCGGCAAATTACCCAAAAACTAGAGGTTGCCTTCCCACACCAGCAGGCATTTCATCTTGATTTTTATTGCCGTCAACGCCGCTGGGTAGCCTCACAGCCTAATGATATAGGGGCGGCGCTGCTTCCCGTGTGCTTCTTCTATCATCCAGCCATCTGGAAAATATGGACAAATCTGGCCCTATCTGATCTAGAACGCCAACGCCTTTACAGGCGAGCAAACCACCAGTTATTCCCCGATCTTTTCCACCGTCCAGTATCACCCGCAGGAGATCTGTTTCAACGAGCCTCTCGGAAGCTTACCCGGTTTCTCAGGAGAACGGATACCGCGCTACCGCCATCAGAACGGCCGCGCGTAATTGATAGATCGCGAGCACTAGAAAGAAACCAGCAACAAATCATTGCCCAATTAGAATACAGCCGTGAACTACTAGAAGAGGTCGTAGATGTTGATTTCGTCCTAGAAAGGATAGGCGCCTTCGAGTTACAACGACCATCCGAAGCAGAGTGTGCAATGATCATGAGAGTAGTGAATGCATCCCATCTCATTTCGGCTATTATCTAG